A DNA window from Hevea brasiliensis isolate MT/VB/25A 57/8 chromosome 2, ASM3005281v1, whole genome shotgun sequence contains the following coding sequences:
- the LOC110665499 gene encoding AP2-like ethylene-responsive transcription factor CRL5 encodes MKSMNDNNNGSNNNWLGFSLSPHMKMEVASDPQHHHHQYHHESQTPSSAAVAVSSAVPTGFYVSSSHFNSPGICYGVGENVGFHSPLSVMPLKSDGSLCIMEALTRSQPEGMVPSSSPKLEDFLGGATMETQQYGSHERETMALSLDSMYYHQNTEPETNRQTSVELHEPYRHQDQQFPVQTHPYYSGIACHGMYQTSLEEATKDAQLTDCDSQIPQMADDGMPCLKSWVDRQYSTHNALEQQLNSTMVDDGGATGSIGPMGCGDLQSLSLSMSPGSQSSCVTAPRQISSPTGTECMAMETKKRGPAKVGQKQPVHRKSIDTFGQRTSQYRGVTRHRWTGRYEAHLWDNSCKKEGQTRKGRQVYLGGYDMEEKAARAYDLAALKYWGPSTHINFPLENYQEELEEMKNMSRQEYVAHLRRKSSGFSRGASMYRGVTRHHQHGRWQARIGRVAGNKDLYLGTFSTQEEAAEAYDIAAIKFRGVNAVTNFDITRYDVERIMASNTLLAGDLARRNKETETSNGAIEYNAPAQNGGEAIQLPNSHANGSDWKVVLYDSPQQPQPNACVDSLDQNSISVGNYRSSSFSMAMQDIIGIDSVNSSQPMVDESATRLGTHSSNTSSLVTSLSSSREASPDKTGTTMLFAKPPLASKFVTPTNGVNPWFQTAVQLRPAAISMSHLPVFAAWNDT; translated from the exons ATGAAATCGATGAATGATAATAACAATGGAAGCAATAATAACTGGCTGGGATTCTCTCTCTCACCCCACATGAAAATGGAGGTTGCTTCTGACCCCCAACATCATCATCACCAGTACCATCATGAATCCCAGACTCCTTCTTCTGCTGCTGTTGCTGTTTCTAGTGCTGTTCCAACAGGCTTCTATGTGTCCTCTTCTCACTTCAACAGCCCTGGAATCTGTTATGGGGTTGGAGAAAATGTTGGCTTTCACTCTCCTTTGTCTGTTATGCCACTCAAGTCTGATGGCTCACTTTGTATTATGGAAGCTCTAACTAGATCACAACCTGAAG GGATGGTGCCAAGTTCATCACCAAAGCTAGAGGACTTTCTGGGTGGTGCAACTATGGAAACTCAGCAGTACGGCAGCCACGAAAGGGAAACAATGGCCTTAAGCCTGGACAGCATGTATTATCATCAAAACACAGAGCCAGAAACTAACAGGCAAACTTCTGTTGAGCTTCATGAACCCTATAGGCACCAAGACCAACAGTTCCCGGTTCAAACTCATCCATATTATAGTGGAATAGCATGCCATGGCATGTACCAAACCTCACTAGAGGAAGCAACCAAGGATGCCCAACTTACTGATTGTGATTCCCAGATCCCTCAAATGGCGGATGATGGCATGCCTTGCTTAAAGAGCTGGGTTGATAGACAATATTCCACCCATAATGCACTGGAGCAGCAACTTAATAGCACCATGGTTGATGATGGAGGAGCTACAGGATCCATTGGTCCTATGGGTTGTGGGGATTTACAGTCTCTTAGCCTGTCCATGAGCCCTGGTTCTCAGTCAAGTTGTGTTACAGCGCCCAGACAGATCTCTTCGCCTACTGGCACTGAATGTATGGCCATGGAAACAAAGAAGAGAGGGCCCGCAAAAGTGGGTCAAAAGCAGCCTGTTCATAGGAAGTCCATTGACACATTTGGGCAAAGAACATCACAATATAGAGGTGTTACCAG GCATAGATGGACGGGTAGATATGAAGCCCATCTCTGGGATAATAGTTGCAAGAAGGAGGGACAGACCAGGAAAGGAAGGCAAG TTTATCTGG GGGGGTATGATATGGAAGAGAAAGCTGCAAGGGCTTATGATCTTGCTGCCCTTAAGTACTGGGGACCTTCTACACACATTAATTTTCCG TTGGAAAATTACCAGGAAGAACTTGAAGAGATGAAGAATATGAGCCGACAGGAATACGTTGCGCATTTACGAAG GAAAAGTAGTGGGTTCTCCAGGGGGGCCTCAATGTACAGAGGAGTAACAAG ACATCACCAGCATGGAAGATGGCAAGCAAGGATAGGCAGGGTTGCAGGAAACAAGGACCTTTATCTCGGGACGTTCA GCACCCAAGAGGAAGCTGCTGAAGCTTATGATATTGCTGCAATCAAGTTTAGGGGAGTTAATGCTGTGACTAACTTTGACATAACAAGATATGATGTTGAGAGGATCATGGCAAGCAACACTCTACTAGCAGGAGATCTAGCCAGGAGAAACAAGGAGACTGAGACGAGTAATGGGGCAATTGAATATAACGCACCAGCACAAAACGGTGGTGAAGCCATACAGCTTCCAAATAGCCATGCCAATGGCTCAGATTGGAAAGTGGTTTTGTACGATTCACCACAGCAGCCACAGCCCAATGCCTGTGTTGATTCCCTTGATCAGAATTCCATAAGTGTGGGGAACTATCGCAGTTCCTCTTTTTCAATGGCAATGCAAGATATTATCGGTATTGATTCAGTAAACTCTAGCCAGCCAATGGTGGATGaatcagccacaagactagggaCTCATTCCTCAAATACATCATCATTGGTGACCAGTTTGAGCAGCTCAAGAGAAGCTAGCCCGGACAAAACAGGCACCACAATGCTGTTTGCTAAGCCTCCACTGGCATCAAAGTTCGTTACCCCTACAAATGGTGTTAATCCTTGGTTCCAAACAGCAGTACAGCTGAGGCCAGCAGCAATCTCCATGTCTCACTTGCCAGTTTTTGCAGCTTGGAATGATACCTAA